The window GTCAAGGAAACGGTGGAAGTGCGCGGCACCGGCAACTTCAAGGTCGCCTGGCGCACCAGCACGCGCGGCAAGGCGCTGCAGTGGTGGGCGCGCAAGCTCGACGACCCTCGCCTGGCGCAGGCGCTGCTGCAGTTCCTGCCTGGTCAGCCTGTGACGGAAGACTGACGATGCCTGCCCCCGCCGACGGCGCGGCTCCCTATCGCGGCCGCTTTGCCCCATCGCCCACCGGCCCGCTGCACATGGGCTCGCTGGTCACCGCGCTGGCCAGCTGGCTGGACGCACGCGCGCATGGCGGCACCTGGCTGGTCCGCATCGAGGACATCGATTACCCACGCTGCGTGCGCGACGCCGATACCGGCATCCTGCGCACCCTTGCCGCCCTGGGACTGCACCCGGACGAGCCGCCGCTGTGGCAGAGCCGGCGCGAGCACTGCTACGCGAGCGCGCTGCAGCGGCTGGAAGCGGCCGGCCAGGTCTATCCCTGCGGCTGCTCGCGCAAGGAGATCGCCGACTCGCTGGTGCATGTGCGCGAACGCCACCAGACATTGGCCTACCCCGGCACCTGCCGGCACGGACTGAATGGCAAGCTGCCGCGCGCCTGGCGCGTGCGGGTGCCCGACGGCGACGCCGCCACCATCTGCTTCGACGATCGCTGGCAGGGGCGGCAGTGCCAGAACCTCGCCACCGAACTGGGCGACTTCGTGCTGCGCCGCGCCGACGGGCTATGGGCCTACCAGCTCGCGGTGGTGGTCGATGACGCACTGCAAGGCATCACCCATATCGTGCGCG of the Cupriavidus malaysiensis genome contains:
- the gluQRS gene encoding tRNA glutamyl-Q(34) synthetase GluQRS, whose amino-acid sequence is MPAPADGAAPYRGRFAPSPTGPLHMGSLVTALASWLDARAHGGTWLVRIEDIDYPRCVRDADTGILRTLAALGLHPDEPPLWQSRREHCYASALQRLEAAGQVYPCGCSRKEIADSLVHVRERHQTLAYPGTCRHGLNGKLPRAWRVRVPDGDAATICFDDRWQGRQCQNLATELGDFVLRRADGLWAYQLAVVVDDALQGITHIVRGADLLDSTPRQIHLQRLLGLPEPAYLHVPVVVNAVGEKLSKQSGAQSVDDLAPLEALRAAGAHLGLRHDATDVPDWLARATESWAGLLARLPRPGAA